A window of Streptomyces sp. DG1A-41 contains these coding sequences:
- a CDS encoding ElyC/SanA/YdcF family protein: MRLEAFRRPRLPRTRRGQRRLVQAVMAGCVLALLPATWMYVAAGDRLRTAADVPRTDVAVVFGAGLWAGEPSPYLAHRLDAAAELYREGRVEVVLVTGDNSREDYDEPDAMRVYLTRHGVPDGRIVSDYAGFDTWDSCVRAKRIFGVDEAVLISQGFHIRRAVALCQAAGVESYGVGVDAVHDATWYYGGAREILAAGKAALDAVFRPDPRFLGPREPGVERALATAEESVG, from the coding sequence ATGCGTCTTGAGGCGTTCCGCAGACCGCGACTGCCGCGTACCCGGCGAGGGCAGCGGCGGCTCGTGCAGGCCGTGATGGCCGGGTGCGTGCTCGCGCTGCTTCCGGCGACCTGGATGTACGTGGCCGCGGGTGACCGGCTGCGGACGGCGGCGGACGTGCCGCGTACCGATGTGGCCGTGGTGTTCGGTGCCGGGTTGTGGGCCGGGGAGCCGTCGCCGTACCTCGCGCACCGGCTGGACGCGGCGGCCGAGCTGTACCGGGAGGGGCGGGTCGAGGTGGTGCTCGTCACCGGGGACAACAGCCGCGAGGACTACGACGAGCCGGACGCGATGCGTGTGTACCTGACGCGGCACGGGGTGCCCGACGGGCGGATCGTCAGCGACTACGCGGGGTTCGACACCTGGGACTCCTGCGTGCGCGCGAAGAGGATCTTCGGGGTGGACGAGGCCGTGCTGATCAGCCAGGGTTTCCACATCCGGCGGGCGGTGGCTCTGTGCCAGGCGGCGGGGGTCGAGTCGTACGGGGTGGGGGTGGACGCCGTGCATGACGCGACCTGGTACTACGGGGGTGCGCGGGAGATCCTCGCCGCCGGGAAGGCGGCTCTGGACGCGGTGTTCCGGCCGGATCCCCGGTTCCTCGGGCCCCGGGAGCCGGGCGTGGAACGGGCGTTGGCCACGGCCGAAGAGTCTGTCGGATGA
- a CDS encoding enoyl-CoA hydratase-related protein, giving the protein MNHLKAERDGRVVTVRLHRPHALNALSSELLAELLDLLGPLDHDPEVGCFVVTGSEKVFAAGADIREMAGKSAVDMMSEDYFAAWEHFADLHTPKIAAVNGYALGGGCELAMMCDLVVAGESALFGQPEIKLGVIPGIGGTQRLTRLVGRAKAMDLVLTGRTMDAREAERCGLVSRVVPDDRVLAEALEAAAAIASYGRTAARAARECVDRALETGLRDGLRFERRVFHALFATDDQKEGMTAFLQKRPPAFRGL; this is encoded by the coding sequence ATGAACCACCTGAAAGCCGAACGGGACGGCCGCGTGGTGACCGTCCGCCTGCACCGCCCGCACGCCCTGAACGCGCTCAGCTCCGAGCTGCTCGCCGAACTCCTCGACCTCCTCGGCCCGTTGGACCACGACCCGGAGGTGGGCTGCTTCGTCGTCACCGGCTCGGAGAAGGTCTTCGCGGCCGGCGCGGACATCAGGGAGATGGCCGGTAAGTCGGCCGTGGACATGATGTCCGAGGACTACTTCGCGGCCTGGGAACACTTCGCGGACCTGCACACCCCGAAGATCGCCGCCGTGAACGGCTACGCGCTCGGCGGCGGCTGTGAGCTGGCCATGATGTGCGACCTGGTCGTCGCGGGCGAGTCGGCCCTCTTCGGCCAGCCGGAGATCAAGCTGGGCGTCATACCCGGCATCGGCGGCACTCAGCGCCTGACCCGCCTGGTGGGCCGCGCCAAGGCCATGGACCTGGTGCTCACCGGCCGCACGATGGACGCCCGGGAGGCCGAGCGCTGCGGCTTGGTCTCCCGCGTGGTCCCCGACGACCGGGTCCTCGCCGAGGCCCTGGAAGCGGCGGCGGCCATCGCCTCGTACGGCCGTACGGCGGCCAGGGCGGCCCGCGAGTGCGTCGACCGGGCCCTGGAGACGGGCCTGCGGGACGGCCTCCGCTTCGAACGCCGCGTCTTCCACGCCCTGTTCGCCACCGACGACCAGAAGGAGGGGATGACGGCGTTCCTTCAGAAGCGCCCACCAGCCTTCCGCGGGCTCTGA
- a CDS encoding amino acid adenylation domain-containing protein, protein MPLRHLTPHDRQLFRQYGRGPTVPVPDPLLHHAVARHAAAAPHAVAAEHQGAHLTYGELDRYADALAARLVREGVRPGDHVGLFVRRSIPMLVGLLGILKAGAAYVPQDIGLAPPAQLTHVIRTARTRVVLTVAEHAHRVPLPDGHLLLALDEPLPCAPAPRPRVTGDDGAYVLFTSGTTGRPNGVKVTHRNVANLLLTEPGGLGIRPGDRVAQLLNIAFDMAAWEILGCLAHGGTLVIRGKDIAAAAQTADVLIATPTVLSGLDPAACPRVRTVAVAGEPCPRPLADRWARQSVFHNCCGPTETTIVNTMSRHDPAAPLLTIGRPTPNNTVYVLDADRRPLPVGEPGEMWAGGDCVSAGYLGDDALNAERYAPDPFLGGGRRMFRTRDLGRWTPGGELEHLGRTDDQVKVRGFRVELDSVSAVLETAAGCTRAVTLKRDARTLVSFVCPADVDPDTARRAVADSLPYYCVPEQILPLAFLPETDRGKVDKQALLGMLEERLAVAR, encoded by the coding sequence ATGCCTCTGCGCCATCTGACCCCCCATGACCGGCAGCTGTTCCGGCAGTACGGCCGGGGCCCCACCGTTCCCGTCCCCGACCCGCTCCTGCACCATGCCGTCGCCCGGCACGCCGCGGCCGCCCCGCACGCCGTGGCCGCCGAACACCAGGGCGCGCACCTCACCTACGGCGAGCTCGACCGGTACGCCGACGCCCTCGCCGCCCGCCTCGTCCGCGAGGGCGTACGCCCCGGCGACCACGTCGGCCTGTTCGTCCGCCGCTCGATCCCGATGCTCGTCGGCCTGCTCGGCATCCTGAAGGCCGGCGCCGCCTACGTCCCCCAGGACATCGGCCTCGCACCCCCGGCCCAGCTCACCCACGTCATCCGCACCGCCCGGACCCGGGTCGTCCTCACGGTCGCCGAACACGCCCACCGCGTGCCCCTGCCGGACGGCCATCTGCTGCTCGCACTCGACGAGCCGCTGCCCTGCGCCCCGGCCCCGCGCCCGCGCGTCACCGGCGACGACGGCGCTTACGTCCTGTTCACCTCCGGCACCACCGGCCGCCCCAACGGCGTGAAGGTCACCCACCGCAACGTCGCCAACCTCCTGCTCACCGAGCCGGGCGGCCTCGGCATCCGCCCCGGCGACCGGGTCGCCCAGCTCCTCAACATCGCCTTCGACATGGCCGCCTGGGAGATCCTGGGCTGCCTCGCCCACGGTGGCACCCTCGTCATCCGCGGCAAGGACATCGCCGCGGCGGCCCAAACCGCCGACGTGCTGATCGCCACCCCGACCGTGCTGTCCGGCCTCGACCCCGCCGCCTGCCCGCGCGTGCGCACGGTCGCCGTCGCGGGGGAGCCCTGCCCGCGCCCGCTGGCCGACCGCTGGGCCCGGCAGTCCGTCTTCCACAACTGCTGCGGCCCGACGGAGACCACGATCGTCAACACGATGAGCCGCCACGACCCGGCCGCCCCGCTGCTCACCATCGGCCGCCCCACCCCCAACAACACGGTCTACGTCCTCGACGCCGACCGGCGGCCCCTGCCCGTCGGCGAGCCCGGCGAGATGTGGGCGGGCGGCGACTGCGTCTCCGCGGGCTACCTCGGCGACGACGCCCTCAACGCCGAGCGCTACGCCCCCGACCCCTTCCTCGGCGGCGGCCGCCGCATGTTCCGTACCCGGGACCTCGGCCGCTGGACACCCGGCGGTGAGCTCGAACACCTCGGCCGCACCGACGACCAGGTCAAGGTGCGCGGCTTCCGCGTCGAGCTGGACTCCGTCTCCGCCGTCCTGGAGACGGCCGCCGGCTGCACCCGCGCCGTCACCCTGAAACGCGACGCCCGCACCTTGGTGTCCTTCGTCTGCCCGGCCGACGTCGACCCGGACACGGCCCGCCGCGCGGTCGCCGACTCCCTGCCCTACTACTGCGTCCCCGAGCAGATCCTGCCCCTCGCGTTCCTGCCCGAGACCGACCGCGGCAAGGTCGACAAACAGGCCCTGCTGGGCATGCTCGAAGAGCGCCTGGCGGTGGCCCGATGA
- a CDS encoding molybdopterin-dependent oxidoreductase, translating into MQTTATPTHCPYCALQCGMNLTPTPDGTVEVSERTDFPVNRGALCGKGRTAPAVLASNVRLTSPLVREGGTLVPASWDEALDRIAEGLRRTRAEYGPDGVGVFGGGGLTNEKAYTLGKFARVVLGTSQIDYNGRFCMSSAAAAGIKAFGLDRGLPFPLEDIPKTGCVILVGSNLAETMPPSLRFLTELKENGGTLVVIDPRRTKTAEQADLHLAPRPGTDLALALGLLHLVIAEGRVDEEYVRERTVGWEDARAAAMAHWPEYVERITGVSVPQLRETVRLFCEPEAAMVLTARGPEQQSKGTDTVGAWINLCLATGRAGRPLSGYGCLTGQGNGQGGREHGQKADQLPGYRKLDDPAARRHVADVWGVDPDSLPGPGRSAYELLDALGTDIKSLLLMASNPVVSAPRAAHIEERIKSLDFLAVCDVVLSETAALADVVLPVTQWAEETGTTTNLEGRVLLRRQAITPPAGIRSDLEVMHELAARLGVEKGFPTDPEEIFEELRRASAGGPADYSGITYRRLVEENGVFWPCPAVEPEGLTGDQDGEGGPGARRGAAGRPASTKDTTISTGDTTTSSGDTADRAHPGTPRLFLDRFATPDGRARFVPVSHRAIAEEPDDEYPVLLTTGRVVAQYQSGAQTRRVAELNAAAPGPFVELHPRLAARLGAAEGDPVAVVSRRGRAVAPARITDAIRPDTVFMPFHWPGEGRANSLTNPALDPTSRMPEFKACAVRLEAVRP; encoded by the coding sequence ATGCAGACCACCGCCACGCCCACGCACTGCCCGTACTGCGCCTTGCAGTGCGGGATGAACCTGACGCCCACGCCGGACGGGACCGTCGAGGTGAGCGAGCGTACGGACTTCCCGGTGAACCGGGGCGCGCTGTGCGGCAAGGGCCGTACGGCACCGGCGGTGCTGGCCTCGAACGTGCGCCTGACCTCACCGCTGGTGCGCGAGGGGGGCACGCTGGTGCCGGCCTCCTGGGATGAGGCGCTGGACCGGATCGCCGAGGGGCTGCGCCGGACGCGCGCGGAGTACGGGCCGGACGGGGTCGGTGTGTTCGGCGGGGGCGGTCTGACGAACGAGAAGGCGTACACGCTCGGCAAGTTCGCGCGGGTCGTGCTCGGCACGTCCCAGATCGACTACAACGGCCGTTTCTGCATGTCGTCGGCGGCGGCGGCCGGTATCAAGGCCTTCGGTCTGGACCGCGGGCTGCCCTTCCCTCTGGAGGACATCCCGAAGACCGGCTGCGTGATCCTGGTCGGCTCGAACCTCGCGGAGACCATGCCGCCGTCCCTGCGTTTCCTCACCGAGCTGAAGGAGAACGGCGGCACGCTGGTCGTCATCGACCCGCGCCGCACGAAGACCGCCGAGCAGGCGGACCTGCACCTGGCGCCCCGGCCGGGCACGGACCTGGCGCTCGCCCTGGGCCTGCTGCACCTGGTGATCGCCGAGGGGCGGGTGGACGAGGAGTACGTCCGGGAGCGGACCGTGGGCTGGGAGGACGCCAGGGCAGCCGCGATGGCGCACTGGCCGGAGTACGTGGAACGGATCACGGGGGTGTCCGTGCCCCAACTGCGGGAGACCGTGCGGCTGTTCTGCGAGCCCGAGGCCGCGATGGTGCTCACAGCACGCGGGCCCGAGCAGCAGTCCAAGGGCACCGACACGGTGGGCGCGTGGATCAACCTGTGCCTGGCGACCGGCCGGGCGGGCCGCCCGCTGTCCGGGTACGGCTGCCTGACCGGGCAGGGCAACGGGCAGGGCGGCCGCGAACACGGCCAGAAGGCCGACCAGTTGCCGGGTTACCGCAAGCTCGACGACCCGGCGGCGCGGCGGCATGTCGCCGACGTGTGGGGCGTGGACCCGGACAGCCTTCCCGGCCCGGGGCGCAGCGCCTACGAGCTGCTGGACGCGCTGGGCACGGACATCAAGTCCCTGCTGCTCATGGCGTCCAACCCGGTGGTGTCGGCGCCCCGTGCCGCGCACATCGAGGAGCGCATCAAGTCCCTGGACTTCCTGGCCGTCTGTGACGTGGTCCTCTCGGAGACGGCGGCGCTAGCGGATGTGGTCCTGCCGGTCACCCAGTGGGCCGAGGAGACGGGCACGACGACCAACCTGGAGGGCCGCGTACTGCTGCGGCGCCAGGCCATCACCCCGCCCGCGGGCATCCGCAGCGACCTCGAGGTCATGCACGAGCTGGCCGCGCGCCTGGGCGTGGAGAAGGGGTTCCCGACCGACCCGGAGGAGATCTTCGAGGAACTCCGCCGGGCGAGCGCGGGCGGCCCCGCGGACTACTCGGGCATCACGTACCGCAGGCTGGTGGAGGAGAACGGGGTGTTCTGGCCTTGTCCGGCGGTGGAGCCGGAGGGCCTGACGGGGGACCAGGACGGGGAGGGTGGCCCTGGCGCGCGACGGGGCGCGGCGGGCCGCCCGGCCTCCACGAAAGACACGACGATCTCCACGGGAGACACGACGACCTCCTCGGGAGACACGGCGGACCGTGCCCACCCCGGCACCCCACGGCTCTTCCTCGACCGTTTCGCCACTCCCGACGGACGTGCCCGCTTCGTCCCCGTCTCACACCGGGCCATCGCCGAGGAACCGGACGACGAGTACCCCGTGCTGCTCACCACCGGGCGGGTCGTGGCGCAGTACCAGTCCGGGGCGCAGACCCGGCGGGTGGCGGAGCTGAACGCCGCCGCGCCCGGGCCGTTCGTGGAACTGCATCCGCGGCTGGCGGCCCGGCTCGGGGCGGCCGAGGGCGATCCGGTGGCCGTCGTGTCCCGGCGGGGCCGGGCCGTGGCGCCCGCCCGGATCACGGACGCCATCCGCCCCGACACGGTCTTCATGCCGTTCCACTGGCCGGGCGAGGGCCGCGCCAACTCCCTCACCAACCCCGCGCTCGACCCGACCTCCCGGATGCCGGAGTTCAAGGCGTGCGCGGTGCGGCTGGAGGCGGTGCGGCCCTGA
- a CDS encoding M4 family metallopeptidase, with protein sequence MSAPKAADLAASLLRAAHLGETLKKLTAKPRLVVDVLHGAPKLAWQTDAVAHDGLGNPVGRTVLTDATTGDRIDAWDTLESATGDGKSLYGGTVALETTKSGSSYQLRDATRGGTYTGDAANKTDLCLLTVCLNRAPATVFSDADNHWGTGAASDRATVAVDAQYGTDVTWDYFKNLHGRNGIAGDGKGSYNRVHYGKDYNNAFWDDNCFCMTYGDGDGKQLGPLVSLDVAGHEMSHGVTSKTAALTYSGESGGLNEATSDIFGTLVEFYADNAEDPGDWLLGEKVVRSGLGREALRFMDKPSKDGKSADCWSEGLADLDVHYSSGVGNHFAYLLAEGSGAKTINGVAHDSPSCDGSTVNGIGRGKLGKIWYRALTVYMTSSTDYAGARTATLNAAKDLYGSGSTEQKAVAAAWSAVNVK encoded by the coding sequence GTGAGCGCCCCGAAGGCCGCCGACCTCGCCGCGAGCCTGCTGCGCGCCGCGCACCTCGGCGAGACCCTGAAGAAGCTGACCGCCAAGCCCCGGCTGGTCGTCGACGTGCTGCACGGCGCCCCGAAGCTGGCCTGGCAGACCGACGCGGTGGCGCACGACGGGCTCGGTAACCCGGTCGGGCGCACGGTGCTGACCGACGCGACGACCGGCGACCGGATCGACGCCTGGGACACCCTGGAATCGGCGACGGGCGACGGGAAGTCCCTCTACGGCGGCACGGTTGCGCTGGAGACGACGAAGTCCGGGTCGTCGTACCAGCTCAGGGACGCGACGCGGGGCGGCACGTACACGGGCGACGCGGCGAACAAGACGGACCTGTGCCTGCTGACCGTTTGTCTGAACCGGGCCCCCGCGACGGTCTTCTCGGACGCCGACAACCACTGGGGCACGGGCGCGGCCTCCGACCGCGCGACGGTGGCGGTGGACGCCCAGTACGGCACGGACGTCACCTGGGACTACTTCAAGAACCTGCACGGCCGCAACGGCATCGCCGGCGACGGCAAGGGCTCCTACAACCGCGTCCACTACGGCAAGGACTACAACAACGCCTTCTGGGACGACAACTGCTTCTGCATGACGTACGGCGACGGCGACGGCAAGCAGCTCGGACCGCTGGTGTCGCTGGACGTGGCCGGGCACGAGATGTCCCACGGCGTGACGTCGAAGACGGCGGCGCTGACGTACTCGGGCGAGTCCGGCGGCCTGAACGAGGCGACGTCGGACATCTTCGGCACGCTGGTGGAGTTCTACGCGGACAACGCCGAGGACCCGGGTGACTGGCTGCTCGGCGAGAAGGTCGTCCGTTCCGGCCTCGGGCGGGAGGCCCTGCGGTTCATGGACAAGCCGTCGAAGGACGGGAAGTCCGCCGACTGCTGGAGCGAGGGGCTGGCCGACCTCGACGTGCACTACTCCTCGGGCGTCGGCAACCACTTCGCGTACCTGCTCGCCGAGGGCAGCGGCGCCAAGACGATCAACGGCGTCGCACACGACTCCCCGTCCTGCGACGGCTCCACGGTGAACGGCATCGGCCGGGGCAAGCTGGGCAAGATCTGGTACCGCGCCCTGACGGTCTACATGACGTCCTCGACGGACTACGCGGGCGCCCGTACGGCGACCCTGAACGCGGCGAAGGACCTCTACGGCAGCGGCAGCACGGAGCAGAAGGCCGTGGCGGCGGCCTGGAGCGCGGTCAACGTGAAATGA
- a CDS encoding gamma-glutamylcyclotransferase family protein → MTLPFFVYGTLHPGEVNHDLFLRGRTRSEAPGRLPGAVLYEGPGYPYAVEEPGGGVVRGELVTAHPQAYAELLAELDRLEDYVPGDPRSLYERVERKVVRDADGAAVRAWVYVAAPAVAARLRTRGRPIAGGDWRPRG, encoded by the coding sequence GTGACCCTCCCCTTCTTCGTCTACGGCACCCTCCACCCCGGCGAGGTCAACCACGATCTCTTCCTGCGCGGCCGCACCCGCTCCGAGGCACCGGGGCGGCTCCCGGGCGCGGTGCTGTACGAGGGGCCGGGCTATCCCTACGCGGTCGAGGAGCCGGGCGGCGGGGTCGTGCGCGGGGAGCTGGTGACCGCGCACCCTCAGGCGTACGCGGAGCTGCTCGCCGAGCTGGACCGGCTGGAGGACTATGTGCCGGGCGACCCGCGCAGCCTGTACGAACGCGTCGAGCGGAAGGTCGTACGCGACGCGGACGGGGCGGCTGTCCGGGCCTGGGTGTACGTCGCCGCGCCCGCCGTCGCCGCACGGCTTCGGACCCGGGGGAGGCCGATCGCGGGCGGGGACTGGCGGCCGCGGGGGTGA
- a CDS encoding NAD(P)H-dependent oxidoreductase, whose protein sequence is MNTAVTNAPSAAQPATEPLRVTLVVGSNRHGRFGPVVADWLLDRLRDRDDLVAEVVDVADVDLPTSFEPTPEATAALSGVTPKLARADAFVVLTPEYNHSFPAGLKNLVDWHFGEWRAKPVALVSYGGLAGGLRAVEHLRQVFAELHAVTVRDTVSFHNAGASFDDAGTLHDPSGPDAAAKTMLDQLVWWGLALREARAKRPYAG, encoded by the coding sequence ATGAACACAGCCGTTACGAACGCACCCAGCGCTGCCCAGCCCGCGACCGAGCCCCTCCGGGTGACCCTCGTCGTCGGCAGCAACCGCCACGGCCGCTTCGGCCCGGTCGTCGCCGACTGGCTCCTCGACCGCCTCCGGGACCGGGACGACCTGGTCGCCGAGGTCGTGGACGTCGCCGACGTCGACCTGCCGACGTCCTTCGAACCGACTCCGGAGGCGACCGCCGCGCTGTCCGGCGTCACCCCGAAACTGGCCCGCGCGGACGCCTTCGTGGTCCTCACCCCGGAGTACAACCACTCCTTCCCGGCGGGCCTGAAGAACCTCGTCGACTGGCACTTCGGCGAGTGGCGGGCCAAGCCCGTCGCCCTCGTCTCCTACGGCGGACTGGCCGGCGGCCTGCGCGCCGTGGAGCACCTGCGCCAGGTCTTCGCCGAGCTCCACGCCGTGACGGTCCGCGACACCGTCTCCTTCCACAACGCCGGCGCCTCCTTCGACGACGCGGGCACCCTGCACGACCCGTCCGGCCCGGACGCGGCGGCCAAGACCATGCTGGACCAACTGGTGTGGTGGGGCCTGGCCTTGCGCGAGGCCAGGGCGAAGCGGCCGTACGCGGGCTGA
- a CDS encoding class F sortase, whose protein sequence is MRRFPRYGNGFGNPANAAVAAVTVFALCSGAWLLRNGAETHAPPQPSASQARAGQDGQDGQDGRAGERPAVPALPPSPPDRIRIPAIGVNAPLTGLGLTRTGSLDAPPAARKNLAGWYQSGTTPGERGTAIIAGHVDNADGPAVFYGLGALTKGSTIEVDRRDGSVAVFTVDAVEAYPAKDFPDEKVYGAARRPELRVITCGGGYSRDTGYQGNVVVFAQLTGSR, encoded by the coding sequence ATGCGCAGGTTCCCCAGGTACGGCAACGGGTTCGGCAACCCGGCCAACGCCGCCGTGGCGGCCGTCACGGTGTTCGCCCTGTGCTCGGGGGCGTGGCTGCTGCGCAACGGCGCCGAGACGCACGCCCCGCCGCAGCCCTCCGCCTCGCAGGCCCGCGCCGGGCAGGACGGACAGGACGGGCAGGACGGCAGGGCCGGTGAGCGGCCCGCCGTGCCCGCGCTGCCGCCCTCGCCGCCCGACCGCATCCGCATCCCGGCGATCGGGGTGAACGCGCCGCTGACCGGGCTCGGCCTGACGAGGACCGGCAGTCTCGACGCACCGCCGGCCGCTCGCAAGAACCTCGCCGGCTGGTACCAGTCCGGCACCACGCCCGGCGAGCGGGGCACAGCGATCATCGCCGGCCACGTGGACAACGCCGACGGCCCCGCGGTCTTCTACGGCCTCGGTGCCCTGACCAAGGGCAGCACGATCGAGGTGGACCGGCGGGACGGCAGCGTCGCGGTGTTCACCGTGGACGCCGTCGAGGCGTACCCGGCGAAGGACTTCCCCGACGAGAAGGTCTACGGCGCCGCCCGCCGCCCCGAGCTGCGCGTCATCACCTGCGGCGGCGGCTACTCACGCGACACCGGTTACCAGGGGAACGTCGTGGTCTTCGCGCAGCTGACCGGCAGCCGGTGA
- a CDS encoding helix-turn-helix domain-containing protein — protein MGTTGRRPGAYVCGIDAAMDVIGGKWKVLILWALNERPCRFGELRRELPGITEKVLASHLREMEADGLVHREAYDEVPPRVEYSLTPRGVSLNEALEPLGAWGRANVLGGSPAAGQLREDHDVPLVTGVA, from the coding sequence ATGGGGACGACGGGGCGGCGGCCGGGGGCGTACGTGTGCGGGATCGACGCGGCGATGGACGTGATCGGCGGCAAGTGGAAGGTGCTGATCCTCTGGGCGCTGAACGAGCGGCCCTGCCGCTTCGGCGAGCTGCGCCGCGAGCTGCCGGGGATCACCGAGAAGGTGCTGGCCTCGCACCTGCGGGAGATGGAGGCCGACGGGCTGGTGCACCGCGAGGCGTACGACGAGGTGCCGCCGCGCGTGGAGTACTCGCTGACGCCCCGGGGCGTCTCCCTGAACGAGGCACTGGAACCGCTGGGGGCCTGGGGGAGGGCCAACGTCCTGGGAGGGTCACCGGCTGCCGGTCAGCTGCGCGAAGACCACGACGTTCCCCTGGTAACCGGTGTCGCGTGA
- a CDS encoding NAD(P)-binding domain-containing protein has protein sequence MNDNAVASRTPLTLLGTGDMGTALARAWLAAGHPVTVWNRTASRAEPLAAEGATVARTAAEAVAANRLVVACLLDDASVGEALDGADLAGRDLVNLTTGSPGEGRSRAARAEARGARFLDGGIMAVPPMIGAPESGGYVFYSGSPELFEEHRDTLAVPAATRYVGTDPGFAALHDVALLSAMNGMFAGVTHAFALIRPEDIAPKDFAPLLVDWLTSMAPAVHQSADQLESGDYAGNVVSNLAMQVAGNSTLLRTAEEQRVSPQLLTPYMELMERRLAQGHGDEDGTGIVELLDLRR, from the coding sequence ATGAACGACAACGCAGTTGCCTCCCGCACCCCTCTCACCCTCCTCGGCACCGGCGACATGGGCACCGCCCTGGCCCGCGCCTGGCTCGCCGCGGGACACCCGGTGACCGTCTGGAACCGCACCGCCTCCCGCGCCGAACCCCTCGCCGCCGAGGGCGCCACCGTCGCCCGGACCGCCGCCGAGGCGGTGGCGGCGAACCGGCTCGTGGTCGCCTGCCTGCTCGACGACGCCTCCGTGGGCGAGGCCCTCGACGGGGCCGATCTCGCCGGGCGGGACCTGGTGAACCTCACCACGGGCAGCCCCGGCGAGGGCCGCAGCCGCGCCGCCCGGGCCGAAGCGCGCGGCGCCCGCTTCCTGGACGGCGGGATCATGGCCGTCCCGCCGATGATCGGGGCCCCGGAGTCAGGCGGGTACGTCTTCTACAGCGGCTCCCCCGAGCTGTTCGAGGAACACCGGGACACCCTCGCCGTCCCGGCCGCCACCCGCTACGTCGGGACCGACCCGGGCTTCGCCGCGCTGCACGACGTGGCACTGCTCAGCGCGATGAACGGCATGTTCGCGGGTGTCACGCACGCCTTCGCGCTGATCCGCCCGGAGGACATCGCCCCGAAGGACTTCGCGCCGCTGCTCGTGGACTGGCTGACCTCGATGGCCCCGGCCGTGCACCAGAGCGCCGACCAGCTGGAGAGCGGCGACTACGCCGGCAACGTCGTCTCCAACCTCGCCATGCAGGTCGCGGGCAACTCCACGCTGCTGCGCACGGCCGAGGAGCAGCGGGTGAGCCCGCAGCTGCTGACGCCGTACATGGAGCTGATGGAGCGGCGCCTCGCCCAGGGGCACGGCGACGAGGACGGTACGGGGATCGTCGAGCTGCTGGACCTGCGGCGCTGA
- a CDS encoding sulfite exporter TauE/SafE family protein, translating into MPDISLTMIAVLCLAALAAGWIDAVVGGGGLLLLPVLLLGLPSQTPAAHALGTNKAVAIVGTTGAAVTYVRKAPVDVRTAVRIGLAALAGSSAGAFFAAGMSTEVLKPVIMVVLLGVAAFVILRPAFGTAPATGPATRRRIFAAIGLAGLGIGFYDGLIGPGTGTFLVLALTAVLHLDLVTASATAKIVNCCTNAGALATFAWQGAVLWKLAALMAVFNLAGGTLGAHTALKQGSGFVRVVLLTVVFALVGNLAYEQWVA; encoded by the coding sequence ATGCCCGACATATCGCTGACCATGATCGCCGTGCTCTGTCTCGCGGCTCTCGCGGCCGGGTGGATCGACGCCGTGGTCGGCGGCGGCGGGCTCCTGCTGCTGCCGGTGCTGCTGCTCGGACTGCCGTCGCAGACGCCCGCCGCGCACGCCCTGGGCACCAACAAGGCGGTCGCCATCGTGGGCACGACGGGCGCGGCGGTGACGTACGTCCGCAAAGCCCCGGTGGATGTGCGTACGGCGGTGCGCATCGGGCTGGCCGCCCTCGCCGGATCGTCCGCCGGGGCCTTCTTCGCGGCCGGGATGAGCACCGAGGTCCTCAAGCCGGTGATCATGGTGGTACTGCTCGGGGTCGCCGCCTTCGTGATCCTGCGGCCCGCCTTCGGCACGGCCCCCGCGACCGGCCCGGCCACCCGGCGCCGGATCTTCGCGGCGATCGGCCTCGCGGGCCTCGGCATCGGCTTCTACGACGGTCTCATCGGCCCCGGCACCGGAACCTTCCTGGTCCTCGCCCTCACCGCCGTGCTCCACCTCGACCTCGTCACCGCCTCCGCCACCGCCAAGATCGTCAACTGCTGCACCAACGCGGGCGCCCTCGCGACGTTCGCCTGGCAGGGCGCGGTCCTGTGGAAACTGGCCGCCCTGATGGCCGTGTTCAACCTGGCGGGCGGCACCCTGGGCGCCCACACCGCCCTGAAGCAGGGCAGCGGCTTCGTACGCGTCGTGCTGCTGACGGTGGTGTTCGCCCTGGTGGGGAACCTGGCGTACGAGCAGTGGGTGGCCTAG